The following coding sequences lie in one Haematobia irritans isolate KBUSLIRL chromosome 3, ASM5000362v1, whole genome shotgun sequence genomic window:
- the wupA gene encoding troponin wings up A isoform X17, with protein MADEEAKKAKQAEIERKRAEVRKRMEEASKAKKAKKGFMTPERKKKLRLLLRKKAAEELKKEQERKAAERRRIIEERCGSPRNLSDASEDALKTICKQYHERICSLENLKYDFEYVVKRKDVEINDLNAQVNDLRGKFVKPALKKVSKYENKFAKLQKKAAEFNFRNQLKVVKKKEFTLEEEEKEKKPDWSKGKPGDAKVKEEAEVEA; from the exons ATGGCTGATGAAGAG GCTAAGAAGGCTAAACAAGCCGAAATTGAACGCAAGCGTGCTGAAGTACGCAAGCGTATGGAAGAAGCCTCCAAGGCTAAGAAGGCCAAGAAGGGTTTCATGACCCCCGAAAGAAAGAAGAAACTCAGG TTGTTGCTCCGCAAGAAAGCCGCTGAAGAATTGAAGAAAGAACAAGAACGTAAAGCCGCTGAACGTAGACGTATCATTGAAGAACGTTGTGGTAGCCCCAGGAATCTCAGTGATGCCAGCGAAG ACGCACTTAAAACCATCTGCAAACAGTATCACGAAAGAATTTGCAGTTTGGAGAACCTTAAGTACGACTTCGAATACGTTGTCAAACGCAAGGATGTTGAG ATCAACGATCTCAATGCCCAAGTTAACGATCTTCGTGGCAAATT CGTTAAGCCCGCTTTGAAGAAGGTTTCCAAGTACGAAAACAAATTCGCCAAGCTCCAAAAGAAGGCTGCCGAATTCAACTTCCGTAATCAACTTAAGGTTGTTAAGAAGAAGGAATTCACATTGGAAGAGGAAGAGAAGGAG AAGAAACCCGACTGGTCCAAGGGCAAACCTGGTGATGCTAAGGTAAAGGAGGAAGCTGAAGTTGAAGCCTAA
- the wupA gene encoding troponin wings up A isoform X8, which yields MADEEKKAAAPAPAAAPAPAAAAAPAAAKAAAPAPAAAAPAAGAKAAAAPAAGAAPAAGAAPAAGAAPAKNGKVDEAKKAKQAEIERKRAEVRKRMEEASKAKKAKKGFMTPERKKKLRLLLRKKAAEELKKEQERKAAERRRIIEERCGSPRNLSDASEDALKTICKQYHERICSLENLKYDFEYVVKRKDVEINDLNAQVNDLRGKFVKPALKKVSKYENKFAKLQKKAAEFNFRNQLKVVKKKEFTLEEEEKEKKPDWSKGKPGDAKVKEEAEVEA from the exons ATGGCTGATGAAGAG aaaaaagcGGCAGCACCAGCACCGGCAGCAGCACCAGCACCAGCAGCAGCAGCTGCTCCAGCTGCCGCCAAAGCGGCGGCTCCAGCACCCGCAGCTGCTGCACCTGCCGCTGGGGCGAAAGCAGCAGCAGCTCCAGCTGCAGGAGCTGCACCAGCGGCAGGAGCTGCACCAGCAGCGGGGGCGGCACCTGCTAAGAATGGCAAAGTTGATGAG GCTAAGAAGGCTAAACAAGCCGAAATTGAACGCAAGCGTGCTGAAGTACGCAAGCGTATGGAAGAAGCCTCCAAGGCTAAGAAGGCCAAGAAGGGTTTCATGACCCCCGAAAGAAAGAAGAAACTCAGG TTGTTGCTCCGCAAGAAAGCCGCTGAAGAATTGAAGAAAGAACAAGAACGTAAAGCCGCTGAACGTAGACGTATCATTGAAGAACGTTGTGGTAGCCCCAGGAATCTCAGTGATGCCAGCGAAG ACGCACTTAAAACCATCTGCAAACAGTATCACGAAAGAATTTGCAGTTTGGAGAACCTTAAGTACGACTTCGAATACGTTGTCAAACGCAAGGATGTTGAG ATCAACGATCTCAATGCCCAAGTTAACGATCTTCGTGGCAAATT CGTTAAGCCCGCTTTGAAGAAGGTTTCCAAGTACGAAAACAAATTCGCCAAGCTCCAAAAGAAGGCTGCCGAATTCAACTTCCGTAATCAACTTAAGGTTGTTAAGAAGAAGGAATTCACATTGGAAGAGGAAGAGAAGGAG AAGAAACCCGACTGGTCCAAGGGCAAACCTGGTGATGCTAAGGTAAAGGAGGAAGCTGAAGTTGAAGCCTAA
- the wupA gene encoding troponin wings up A isoform X2, with protein MADEEKKAAAPAPAAAPAPAAAAAPAAAKAAAPAPAAAAPAAGAKAAAAPAAGAAPAAGAAPAAGAAPAKNGKVDEAKKAKQAEIERKRAEVRKRMEEASKAKKAKKGFMTPERKKKLRLLLRKKAAEELKKEQERKAAERRRIIEERCGSPRNLSDASEAQLQKICQEYFDRMYTCEGQKWDLEYEVRKKDWEINDLNAQVNDLRGKFVKPALKKVSKYENKFAKLQKKAAEFNFRNQLKVVKKKEFTLEEEEKEKKPDWSKGKPGDAKEHAPETPAPA; from the exons ATGGCTGATGAAGAG aaaaaagcGGCAGCACCAGCACCGGCAGCAGCACCAGCACCAGCAGCAGCAGCTGCTCCAGCTGCCGCCAAAGCGGCGGCTCCAGCACCCGCAGCTGCTGCACCTGCCGCTGGGGCGAAAGCAGCAGCAGCTCCAGCTGCAGGAGCTGCACCAGCGGCAGGAGCTGCACCAGCAGCGGGGGCGGCACCTGCTAAGAATGGCAAAGTTGATGAG GCTAAGAAGGCTAAACAAGCCGAAATTGAACGCAAGCGTGCTGAAGTACGCAAGCGTATGGAAGAAGCCTCCAAGGCTAAGAAGGCCAAGAAGGGTTTCATGACCCCCGAAAGAAAGAAGAAACTCAGG TTGTTGCTCCGCAAGAAAGCCGCTGAAGAATTGAAGAAAGAACAAGAACGTAAAGCCGCTGAACGTAGACGTATCATTGAAGAACGTTGTGGTAGCCCCAGGAATCTCAGTGATGCCAGCGAAG CTCAATTACAAAAGATTTGTCAAGAATATTTCGATCGTATGTATACTTGCGAAGGCCAGAAATGGGATCTGGAATACGAAGTCAGGAAAAAAGACTGGGAG ATCAACGATCTCAATGCCCAAGTTAACGATCTTCGTGGCAAATT CGTTAAGCCCGCTTTGAAGAAGGTTTCCAAGTACGAAAACAAATTCGCCAAGCTCCAAAAGAAGGCTGCCGAATTCAACTTCCGTAATCAACTTAAGGTTGTTAAGAAGAAGGAATTCACATTGGAAGAGGAAGAGAAGGAG AAGAAACCCGACTGGTCCAAGGGCAAACCTGGTGATGCTAAG GAACATGCTCCAGAGACACCAGCTCCAGCTTAA
- the wupA gene encoding troponin wings up A isoform X11 yields MADEEKKAAAPAPAAAPAPAAAAAPAAAKAAAPAPAAAAPAAGAKAAAAPAAGAAPAAGAAPAAGAAPAKNGKVDEAKKAKQAEIERKRAEVRKRMEEASKAKKAKKGFMTPERKKKLRLLLRKKAAEELKKEQERKAAERRRIIEERCGSPRNLSDASEAQLQKICQEYFDRMYTCEGQKWDLEYEVRKKDWEINDLNAQVNDLRGKFVKPALKKVSKYENKFAKLQKKAAEFNFRNQLKVVKKKEFTLEEEEKEKKIKDNTLKAKK; encoded by the exons ATGGCTGATGAAGAG aaaaaagcGGCAGCACCAGCACCGGCAGCAGCACCAGCACCAGCAGCAGCAGCTGCTCCAGCTGCCGCCAAAGCGGCGGCTCCAGCACCCGCAGCTGCTGCACCTGCCGCTGGGGCGAAAGCAGCAGCAGCTCCAGCTGCAGGAGCTGCACCAGCGGCAGGAGCTGCACCAGCAGCGGGGGCGGCACCTGCTAAGAATGGCAAAGTTGATGAG GCTAAGAAGGCTAAACAAGCCGAAATTGAACGCAAGCGTGCTGAAGTACGCAAGCGTATGGAAGAAGCCTCCAAGGCTAAGAAGGCCAAGAAGGGTTTCATGACCCCCGAAAGAAAGAAGAAACTCAGG TTGTTGCTCCGCAAGAAAGCCGCTGAAGAATTGAAGAAAGAACAAGAACGTAAAGCCGCTGAACGTAGACGTATCATTGAAGAACGTTGTGGTAGCCCCAGGAATCTCAGTGATGCCAGCGAAG CTCAATTACAAAAGATTTGTCAAGAATATTTCGATCGTATGTATACTTGCGAAGGCCAGAAATGGGATCTGGAATACGAAGTCAGGAAAAAAGACTGGGAG ATCAACGATCTCAATGCCCAAGTTAACGATCTTCGTGGCAAATT CGTTAAGCCCGCTTTGAAGAAGGTTTCCAAGTACGAAAACAAATTCGCCAAGCTCCAAAAGAAGGCTGCCGAATTCAACTTCCGTAATCAACTTAAGGTTGTTAAGAAGAAGGAATTCACATTGGAAGAGGAAGAGAAGGAG AAAAAGATTAAAGATAATACACTAAAAGCCAAAAAGT AA
- the wupA gene encoding troponin wings up A isoform X12: MADEEAKKAKQAEIERKRAEVRKRMEEASKAKKAKKGFMTPERKKKLRLLLRKKAAEELKKEQERKAAERRRIIEERCGSPRNLSDASEGELIEICEEYHERIYYTESSKFDLEYEVRKKDWEINDLNAQVNDLRGKFVKPALKKVSKYENKFAKLQKKAAEFNFRNQLKVVKKKEFTLEEEEKEKKPDWSKGKPGDAKEHAPETPAPA, translated from the exons ATGGCTGATGAAGAG GCTAAGAAGGCTAAACAAGCCGAAATTGAACGCAAGCGTGCTGAAGTACGCAAGCGTATGGAAGAAGCCTCCAAGGCTAAGAAGGCCAAGAAGGGTTTCATGACCCCCGAAAGAAAGAAGAAACTCAGG TTGTTGCTCCGCAAGAAAGCCGCTGAAGAATTGAAGAAAGAACAAGAACGTAAAGCCGCTGAACGTAGACGTATCATTGAAGAACGTTGTGGTAGCCCCAGGAATCTCAGTGATGCCAGCGAAG GTGAATTAATAGAAATCTGCGAAGAATACCATGAACGTATTTACTATACCGAAAGTTCGAAATTCGATTTGGAATACGAAGTCAGAAAAAAAGATTGGGAG ATCAACGATCTCAATGCCCAAGTTAACGATCTTCGTGGCAAATT CGTTAAGCCCGCTTTGAAGAAGGTTTCCAAGTACGAAAACAAATTCGCCAAGCTCCAAAAGAAGGCTGCCGAATTCAACTTCCGTAATCAACTTAAGGTTGTTAAGAAGAAGGAATTCACATTGGAAGAGGAAGAGAAGGAG AAGAAACCCGACTGGTCCAAGGGCAAACCTGGTGATGCTAAG GAACATGCTCCAGAGACACCAGCTCCAGCTTAA
- the wupA gene encoding troponin wings up A isoform X14 has translation MADEEAKKAKQAEIERKRAEVRKRMEEASKAKKAKKGFMTPERKKKLRLLLRKKAAEELKKEQERKAAERRRIIEERCGSPRNLSDASEAELQTVCKEYWQRLFKLEGDKFDLEHIQKVKAQEINDLNAQVNDLRGKFVKPALKKVSKYENKFAKLQKKAAEFNFRNQLKVVKKKEFTLEEEEKEKKPDWSKGKPGDAKEHAPETPAPA, from the exons ATGGCTGATGAAGAG GCTAAGAAGGCTAAACAAGCCGAAATTGAACGCAAGCGTGCTGAAGTACGCAAGCGTATGGAAGAAGCCTCCAAGGCTAAGAAGGCCAAGAAGGGTTTCATGACCCCCGAAAGAAAGAAGAAACTCAGG TTGTTGCTCCGCAAGAAAGCCGCTGAAGAATTGAAGAAAGAACAAGAACGTAAAGCCGCTGAACGTAGACGTATCATTGAAGAACGTTGTGGTAGCCCCAGGAATCTCAGTGATGCCAGCGAAG CCGAACTACAAACTGTATGCAAAGAATATTGGCAACGTCTTTTCAAATTGGAGGGTGATAAATTTGATTTAGAGCATATTCAGAAAGTCAAAGCACAAGAG ATCAACGATCTCAATGCCCAAGTTAACGATCTTCGTGGCAAATT CGTTAAGCCCGCTTTGAAGAAGGTTTCCAAGTACGAAAACAAATTCGCCAAGCTCCAAAAGAAGGCTGCCGAATTCAACTTCCGTAATCAACTTAAGGTTGTTAAGAAGAAGGAATTCACATTGGAAGAGGAAGAGAAGGAG AAGAAACCCGACTGGTCCAAGGGCAAACCTGGTGATGCTAAG GAACATGCTCCAGAGACACCAGCTCCAGCTTAA
- the wupA gene encoding troponin wings up A isoform X10 encodes MADEEKKAAAPAPAAAPAPAAAAAPAAAKAAAPAPAAAAPAAGAKAAAAPAAGAAPAAGAAPAAGAAPAKNGKVDEAKKAKQAEIERKRAEVRKRMEEASKAKKAKKGFMTPERKKKLRLLLRKKAAEELKKEQERKAAERRRIIEERCGSPRNLSDASEGELIEICEEYHERIYYTESSKFDLEYEVRKKDWEINDLNAQVNDLRGKFVKPALKKVSKYENKFAKLQKKAAEFNFRNQLKVVKKKEFTLEEEEKEKKIKDNTLKAKK; translated from the exons ATGGCTGATGAAGAG aaaaaagcGGCAGCACCAGCACCGGCAGCAGCACCAGCACCAGCAGCAGCAGCTGCTCCAGCTGCCGCCAAAGCGGCGGCTCCAGCACCCGCAGCTGCTGCACCTGCCGCTGGGGCGAAAGCAGCAGCAGCTCCAGCTGCAGGAGCTGCACCAGCGGCAGGAGCTGCACCAGCAGCGGGGGCGGCACCTGCTAAGAATGGCAAAGTTGATGAG GCTAAGAAGGCTAAACAAGCCGAAATTGAACGCAAGCGTGCTGAAGTACGCAAGCGTATGGAAGAAGCCTCCAAGGCTAAGAAGGCCAAGAAGGGTTTCATGACCCCCGAAAGAAAGAAGAAACTCAGG TTGTTGCTCCGCAAGAAAGCCGCTGAAGAATTGAAGAAAGAACAAGAACGTAAAGCCGCTGAACGTAGACGTATCATTGAAGAACGTTGTGGTAGCCCCAGGAATCTCAGTGATGCCAGCGAAG GTGAATTAATAGAAATCTGCGAAGAATACCATGAACGTATTTACTATACCGAAAGTTCGAAATTCGATTTGGAATACGAAGTCAGAAAAAAAGATTGGGAG ATCAACGATCTCAATGCCCAAGTTAACGATCTTCGTGGCAAATT CGTTAAGCCCGCTTTGAAGAAGGTTTCCAAGTACGAAAACAAATTCGCCAAGCTCCAAAAGAAGGCTGCCGAATTCAACTTCCGTAATCAACTTAAGGTTGTTAAGAAGAAGGAATTCACATTGGAAGAGGAAGAGAAGGAG AAAAAGATTAAAGATAATACACTAAAAGCCAAAAAGT AA
- the wupA gene encoding troponin wings up A isoform X7: MADEEKKAAAPAPAAAPAPAAAAAPAAAKAAAPAPAAAAPAAGAKAAAAPAAGAAPAAGAAPAAGAAPAKNGKVDEAKKAKQAEIERKRAEVRKRMEEASKAKKAKKGFMTPERKKKLRLLLRKKAAEELKKEQERKAAERRRIIEERCGSPRNLSDASEAQLQKICQEYFDRMYTCEGQKWDLEYEVRKKDWEINDLNAQVNDLRGKFVKPALKKVSKYENKFAKLQKKAAEFNFRNQLKVVKKKEFTLEEEEKEKKPDWSKGKPGDAKVKEEAEVEA; encoded by the exons ATGGCTGATGAAGAG aaaaaagcGGCAGCACCAGCACCGGCAGCAGCACCAGCACCAGCAGCAGCAGCTGCTCCAGCTGCCGCCAAAGCGGCGGCTCCAGCACCCGCAGCTGCTGCACCTGCCGCTGGGGCGAAAGCAGCAGCAGCTCCAGCTGCAGGAGCTGCACCAGCGGCAGGAGCTGCACCAGCAGCGGGGGCGGCACCTGCTAAGAATGGCAAAGTTGATGAG GCTAAGAAGGCTAAACAAGCCGAAATTGAACGCAAGCGTGCTGAAGTACGCAAGCGTATGGAAGAAGCCTCCAAGGCTAAGAAGGCCAAGAAGGGTTTCATGACCCCCGAAAGAAAGAAGAAACTCAGG TTGTTGCTCCGCAAGAAAGCCGCTGAAGAATTGAAGAAAGAACAAGAACGTAAAGCCGCTGAACGTAGACGTATCATTGAAGAACGTTGTGGTAGCCCCAGGAATCTCAGTGATGCCAGCGAAG CTCAATTACAAAAGATTTGTCAAGAATATTTCGATCGTATGTATACTTGCGAAGGCCAGAAATGGGATCTGGAATACGAAGTCAGGAAAAAAGACTGGGAG ATCAACGATCTCAATGCCCAAGTTAACGATCTTCGTGGCAAATT CGTTAAGCCCGCTTTGAAGAAGGTTTCCAAGTACGAAAACAAATTCGCCAAGCTCCAAAAGAAGGCTGCCGAATTCAACTTCCGTAATCAACTTAAGGTTGTTAAGAAGAAGGAATTCACATTGGAAGAGGAAGAGAAGGAG AAGAAACCCGACTGGTCCAAGGGCAAACCTGGTGATGCTAAGGTAAAGGAGGAAGCTGAAGTTGAAGCCTAA
- the wupA gene encoding troponin wings up A isoform X21: MADEEAKKAKQAEIERKRAEVRKRMEEASKAKKAKKGFMTPERKKKLRLLLRKKAAEELKKEQERKAAERRRIIEERCGSPRNLSDASEAELQTVCKEYWQRLFKLEGDKFDLEHIQKVKAQEINDLNAQVNDLRGKFVKPALKKVSKYENKFAKLQKKAAEFNFRNQLKVVKKKEFTLEEEEKEKKIKDNTLKAKK; the protein is encoded by the exons ATGGCTGATGAAGAG GCTAAGAAGGCTAAACAAGCCGAAATTGAACGCAAGCGTGCTGAAGTACGCAAGCGTATGGAAGAAGCCTCCAAGGCTAAGAAGGCCAAGAAGGGTTTCATGACCCCCGAAAGAAAGAAGAAACTCAGG TTGTTGCTCCGCAAGAAAGCCGCTGAAGAATTGAAGAAAGAACAAGAACGTAAAGCCGCTGAACGTAGACGTATCATTGAAGAACGTTGTGGTAGCCCCAGGAATCTCAGTGATGCCAGCGAAG CCGAACTACAAACTGTATGCAAAGAATATTGGCAACGTCTTTTCAAATTGGAGGGTGATAAATTTGATTTAGAGCATATTCAGAAAGTCAAAGCACAAGAG ATCAACGATCTCAATGCCCAAGTTAACGATCTTCGTGGCAAATT CGTTAAGCCCGCTTTGAAGAAGGTTTCCAAGTACGAAAACAAATTCGCCAAGCTCCAAAAGAAGGCTGCCGAATTCAACTTCCGTAATCAACTTAAGGTTGTTAAGAAGAAGGAATTCACATTGGAAGAGGAAGAGAAGGAG AAAAAGATTAAAGATAATACACTAAAAGCCAAAAAGT AA
- the wupA gene encoding troponin wings up A isoform X3 → MADEEKKAAAPAPAAAPAPAAAAAPAAAKAAAPAPAAAAPAAGAKAAAAPAAGAAPAAGAAPAAGAAPAKNGKVDEAKKAKQAEIERKRAEVRKRMEEASKAKKAKKGFMTPERKKKLRLLLRKKAAEELKKEQERKAAERRRIIEERCGSPRNLSDASEDALKTICKQYHERICSLENLKYDFEYVVKRKDVEINDLNAQVNDLRGKFVKPALKKVSKYENKFAKLQKKAAEFNFRNQLKVVKKKEFTLEEEEKEKKPDWSKGKPGDAKEHAPETPAPA, encoded by the exons ATGGCTGATGAAGAG aaaaaagcGGCAGCACCAGCACCGGCAGCAGCACCAGCACCAGCAGCAGCAGCTGCTCCAGCTGCCGCCAAAGCGGCGGCTCCAGCACCCGCAGCTGCTGCACCTGCCGCTGGGGCGAAAGCAGCAGCAGCTCCAGCTGCAGGAGCTGCACCAGCGGCAGGAGCTGCACCAGCAGCGGGGGCGGCACCTGCTAAGAATGGCAAAGTTGATGAG GCTAAGAAGGCTAAACAAGCCGAAATTGAACGCAAGCGTGCTGAAGTACGCAAGCGTATGGAAGAAGCCTCCAAGGCTAAGAAGGCCAAGAAGGGTTTCATGACCCCCGAAAGAAAGAAGAAACTCAGG TTGTTGCTCCGCAAGAAAGCCGCTGAAGAATTGAAGAAAGAACAAGAACGTAAAGCCGCTGAACGTAGACGTATCATTGAAGAACGTTGTGGTAGCCCCAGGAATCTCAGTGATGCCAGCGAAG ACGCACTTAAAACCATCTGCAAACAGTATCACGAAAGAATTTGCAGTTTGGAGAACCTTAAGTACGACTTCGAATACGTTGTCAAACGCAAGGATGTTGAG ATCAACGATCTCAATGCCCAAGTTAACGATCTTCGTGGCAAATT CGTTAAGCCCGCTTTGAAGAAGGTTTCCAAGTACGAAAACAAATTCGCCAAGCTCCAAAAGAAGGCTGCCGAATTCAACTTCCGTAATCAACTTAAGGTTGTTAAGAAGAAGGAATTCACATTGGAAGAGGAAGAGAAGGAG AAGAAACCCGACTGGTCCAAGGGCAAACCTGGTGATGCTAAG GAACATGCTCCAGAGACACCAGCTCCAGCTTAA
- the wupA gene encoding troponin wings up A isoform X6 encodes MADEEKKAAAPAPAAAPAPAAAAAPAAAKAAAPAPAAAAPAAGAKAAAAPAAGAAPAAGAAPAAGAAPAKNGKVDEAKKAKQAEIERKRAEVRKRMEEASKAKKAKKGFMTPERKKKLRLLLRKKAAEELKKEQERKAAERRRIIEERCGSPRNLSDASEGELIEICEEYHERIYYTESSKFDLEYEVRKKDWEINDLNAQVNDLRGKFVKPALKKVSKYENKFAKLQKKAAEFNFRNQLKVVKKKEFTLEEEEKEKKPDWSKGKPGDAKVKEEAEVEA; translated from the exons ATGGCTGATGAAGAG aaaaaagcGGCAGCACCAGCACCGGCAGCAGCACCAGCACCAGCAGCAGCAGCTGCTCCAGCTGCCGCCAAAGCGGCGGCTCCAGCACCCGCAGCTGCTGCACCTGCCGCTGGGGCGAAAGCAGCAGCAGCTCCAGCTGCAGGAGCTGCACCAGCGGCAGGAGCTGCACCAGCAGCGGGGGCGGCACCTGCTAAGAATGGCAAAGTTGATGAG GCTAAGAAGGCTAAACAAGCCGAAATTGAACGCAAGCGTGCTGAAGTACGCAAGCGTATGGAAGAAGCCTCCAAGGCTAAGAAGGCCAAGAAGGGTTTCATGACCCCCGAAAGAAAGAAGAAACTCAGG TTGTTGCTCCGCAAGAAAGCCGCTGAAGAATTGAAGAAAGAACAAGAACGTAAAGCCGCTGAACGTAGACGTATCATTGAAGAACGTTGTGGTAGCCCCAGGAATCTCAGTGATGCCAGCGAAG GTGAATTAATAGAAATCTGCGAAGAATACCATGAACGTATTTACTATACCGAAAGTTCGAAATTCGATTTGGAATACGAAGTCAGAAAAAAAGATTGGGAG ATCAACGATCTCAATGCCCAAGTTAACGATCTTCGTGGCAAATT CGTTAAGCCCGCTTTGAAGAAGGTTTCCAAGTACGAAAACAAATTCGCCAAGCTCCAAAAGAAGGCTGCCGAATTCAACTTCCGTAATCAACTTAAGGTTGTTAAGAAGAAGGAATTCACATTGGAAGAGGAAGAGAAGGAG AAGAAACCCGACTGGTCCAAGGGCAAACCTGGTGATGCTAAGGTAAAGGAGGAAGCTGAAGTTGAAGCCTAA
- the wupA gene encoding troponin wings up A isoform X9 — protein sequence MADEEKKAAAPAPAAAPAPAAAAAPAAAKAAAPAPAAAAPAAGAKAAAAPAAGAAPAAGAAPAAGAAPAKNGKVDEAKKAKQAEIERKRAEVRKRMEEASKAKKAKKGFMTPERKKKLRLLLRKKAAEELKKEQERKAAERRRIIEERCGSPRNLSDASEGELIEICEEYHERIYYTESSKFDLEYEVRKKDWEINDLNAQVNDLRGKFVKPALKKVSKYENKFAKLQKKAAEFNFRNQLKVVKKKEFTLEEEEKEKKPILMLIDNSKQLGLFLN from the exons ATGGCTGATGAAGAG aaaaaagcGGCAGCACCAGCACCGGCAGCAGCACCAGCACCAGCAGCAGCAGCTGCTCCAGCTGCCGCCAAAGCGGCGGCTCCAGCACCCGCAGCTGCTGCACCTGCCGCTGGGGCGAAAGCAGCAGCAGCTCCAGCTGCAGGAGCTGCACCAGCGGCAGGAGCTGCACCAGCAGCGGGGGCGGCACCTGCTAAGAATGGCAAAGTTGATGAG GCTAAGAAGGCTAAACAAGCCGAAATTGAACGCAAGCGTGCTGAAGTACGCAAGCGTATGGAAGAAGCCTCCAAGGCTAAGAAGGCCAAGAAGGGTTTCATGACCCCCGAAAGAAAGAAGAAACTCAGG TTGTTGCTCCGCAAGAAAGCCGCTGAAGAATTGAAGAAAGAACAAGAACGTAAAGCCGCTGAACGTAGACGTATCATTGAAGAACGTTGTGGTAGCCCCAGGAATCTCAGTGATGCCAGCGAAG GTGAATTAATAGAAATCTGCGAAGAATACCATGAACGTATTTACTATACCGAAAGTTCGAAATTCGATTTGGAATACGAAGTCAGAAAAAAAGATTGGGAG ATCAACGATCTCAATGCCCAAGTTAACGATCTTCGTGGCAAATT CGTTAAGCCCGCTTTGAAGAAGGTTTCCAAGTACGAAAACAAATTCGCCAAGCTCCAAAAGAAGGCTGCCGAATTCAACTTCCGTAATCAACTTAAGGTTGTTAAGAAGAAGGAATTCACATTGGAAGAGGAAGAGAAGGAG AAGAAACCCATACTAATGTTAATAGATAATTCCAAACAATTaggattatttttaaattga
- the wupA gene encoding troponin wings up A isoform X18 has protein sequence MADEEAKKAKQAEIERKRAEVRKRMEEASKAKKAKKGFMTPERKKKLRLLLRKKAAEELKKEQERKAAERRRIIEERCGSPRNLSDASEAELQTVCKEYWQRLFKLEGDKFDLEHIQKVKAQEINDLNAQVNDLRGKFVKPALKKVSKYENKFAKLQKKAAEFNFRNQLKVVKKKEFTLEEEEKEKKPDWSKGKPGDAKVKEEAEVEA, from the exons ATGGCTGATGAAGAG GCTAAGAAGGCTAAACAAGCCGAAATTGAACGCAAGCGTGCTGAAGTACGCAAGCGTATGGAAGAAGCCTCCAAGGCTAAGAAGGCCAAGAAGGGTTTCATGACCCCCGAAAGAAAGAAGAAACTCAGG TTGTTGCTCCGCAAGAAAGCCGCTGAAGAATTGAAGAAAGAACAAGAACGTAAAGCCGCTGAACGTAGACGTATCATTGAAGAACGTTGTGGTAGCCCCAGGAATCTCAGTGATGCCAGCGAAG CCGAACTACAAACTGTATGCAAAGAATATTGGCAACGTCTTTTCAAATTGGAGGGTGATAAATTTGATTTAGAGCATATTCAGAAAGTCAAAGCACAAGAG ATCAACGATCTCAATGCCCAAGTTAACGATCTTCGTGGCAAATT CGTTAAGCCCGCTTTGAAGAAGGTTTCCAAGTACGAAAACAAATTCGCCAAGCTCCAAAAGAAGGCTGCCGAATTCAACTTCCGTAATCAACTTAAGGTTGTTAAGAAGAAGGAATTCACATTGGAAGAGGAAGAGAAGGAG AAGAAACCCGACTGGTCCAAGGGCAAACCTGGTGATGCTAAGGTAAAGGAGGAAGCTGAAGTTGAAGCCTAA
- the wupA gene encoding troponin wings up A isoform X20 yields MADEEAKKAKQAEIERKRAEVRKRMEEASKAKKAKKGFMTPERKKKLRLLLRKKAAEELKKEQERKAAERRRIIEERCGSPRNLSDASEDALKTICKQYHERICSLENLKYDFEYVVKRKDVEINDLNAQVNDLRGKFVKPALKKVSKYENKFAKLQKKAAEFNFRNQLKVVKKKEFTLEEEEKEKKIKDNTLKAKK; encoded by the exons ATGGCTGATGAAGAG GCTAAGAAGGCTAAACAAGCCGAAATTGAACGCAAGCGTGCTGAAGTACGCAAGCGTATGGAAGAAGCCTCCAAGGCTAAGAAGGCCAAGAAGGGTTTCATGACCCCCGAAAGAAAGAAGAAACTCAGG TTGTTGCTCCGCAAGAAAGCCGCTGAAGAATTGAAGAAAGAACAAGAACGTAAAGCCGCTGAACGTAGACGTATCATTGAAGAACGTTGTGGTAGCCCCAGGAATCTCAGTGATGCCAGCGAAG ACGCACTTAAAACCATCTGCAAACAGTATCACGAAAGAATTTGCAGTTTGGAGAACCTTAAGTACGACTTCGAATACGTTGTCAAACGCAAGGATGTTGAG ATCAACGATCTCAATGCCCAAGTTAACGATCTTCGTGGCAAATT CGTTAAGCCCGCTTTGAAGAAGGTTTCCAAGTACGAAAACAAATTCGCCAAGCTCCAAAAGAAGGCTGCCGAATTCAACTTCCGTAATCAACTTAAGGTTGTTAAGAAGAAGGAATTCACATTGGAAGAGGAAGAGAAGGAG AAAAAGATTAAAGATAATACACTAAAAGCCAAAAAGT AA